In the genome of Chaetodon trifascialis isolate fChaTrf1 chromosome 21, fChaTrf1.hap1, whole genome shotgun sequence, the window CTTGGGAAACAGGTTAAAGGTCTCTGTTTGCAGTCCATGGAATTTTTAgctatttattattttttgttctcGCTGGACAGAATAGGCTCTTGGGAATCTGGATCTGGAAATATCCTCAGAAATAGCTGCAAGACTTGTCAGACTTTCTCAGAGTTTGGCTTGCATGTGTGATTCAGATAAACAGATGCGTAGCTCTGTGCCCTGAATGTAAACGTCAATGCAGGAGCCTCAAATCTCAGTACAAACAATGACTGCACGGGAGGCCCAGTGCTTTCTCAATGTAAACAACCCTAAAGAAAACTAACATTTAATGTGTTGCAAGACAGTGATTTCTATAGCATtgctggggagagagagacaggcgtGTGTTGTACTACACCTTCCATCATTTCGCCTGCGCCTTTGGGATATGTGTACAAGACTTTCCTGGGAGGGATGAGCTCTGAAGCGCTGAATCCTGAGCCCGTCACCGAGCTGCCGCTCACACCTCCCGCAGAGGACGATGAAGAAGACGCAGCCATCGCTTCAGGatactgtaaaacacacacaaagaaatgacaACTGTCACCGCTATAATGTGTGAAAGAGGGTGGAAGCCTAACGTTTTAGTAATCACGAAAGCAGTTAATCACAAACCAGCCTACCAAAGTTAACGTTAGTTGCTACATTTTAGTTTTCCTATCCTTTAAACTCTGATAGCTCAACTGCTATAACTAGCTATaggtagctagctagcaagaaAGCTAACTATCCTTCTGCCACCAATCTAAGTGTCCACCATTCAACATTAATGTGACTTAACAAAACATGGCAATGATGACGCCTTTTCAAACAGTGTAACTTACCGTCGATGTCTCAGTAAATCTATAACGATCTTAAATCCGCACAGTGGGTTCGCTGTTTGTTTAGATGTCTTGCTACTAGTTTACGACAAAGACTGCGCTTTACGTCTGAAACGGAGGCATTCTTACCACAGATTTCAAAGTCATATGGATGGCTCTCATGGACCAGCATTCACTGCACGGTCGTTCATTTCTGGTTGTAGATCTAAACATTATAAACGGCCCCTGTGTGTCGTAAAGCACGGAAACCGATATGTAAACGTCAACCGactagctagcgttagctgaAGAAGTATTTTCAAAGCTACAAAACAtaatttacacttttttttttcgtgtAGCAAAATTGCTAGCAAGCTTTCcagatatatatttttatattgtgaGGTTAGCCTACGTTTAGCTAACGTTAGATAGTTTGCATTATGGACGTTTTACGTCCATCTCTTATCAATATAAACGGAAGAATATACAGACGGAATATTATTAAGGAAGAACAttatgaggaggaagaagatttTTCCTACATGGAATCACCAGGTAAGTAAattcctgtcagtgtgtccaGCTGGTATGAATATTTGTATGAAGTCCCAGACAGTAGTGTCAGACTGTAGCTACAGTTTCCTaataaaagaaatcaaaactaTATGTTATCATGTTTAGAGAGTGCCGACCTTGCAGAAGATGAAAGTTGTGATACTCACTTAATTGAACAGACCGATAAAGGATTCCGCTGTGCCATTGATGTCCCAAGTGTTCTTTACAAGTAAGTTACCTGCAAAAtactcatgttttcattgtttgtatGTTCTTCAACTTGAGAAGCAGAAGAGGTTTTGTTTCCAGGCAGTTTAACATGTGTCTCTTTGTTTGGTTCACAGATACATCATTgggaaaaaaggagagacaCGCAGACGTCTGGAGTCTGACACAAAGACATCTATCAGCATCCCAAAACAAGGAGTGGAGGGACAGATTGGTGAGGACAAAGAGCAACACGAAACAGGGTCAGAGAGCAGTttctgaaacaaacatttacaccTGACTTTCTTCCTTTGCCTGACAGTTATAACAGGTTCCCAGAAAGCCGCAGTCACATCTGCAGTCACACGAGTTGAGGTCCTTGTGGAGAGTTTCCGGAAAAAGCAGCCTTTCACGCACTTCCTGTCCTTCCCCCTGAATGATCCCAAAATTCAAGAAGGGCTCCTGAGATTTAAAGATGAAGTCTTGAAGCAGTGTTCACAGGTACTGCAGATGGAAACGTGAAGATAAATGGTGACGACGAGGGGCAGCAGTGgccatatattttttttaagatcAGAACATTATGTCATTGATAAATTCTGTATTCACAAGTTGTTTTCTGATGGGCAGGACCATGGAGTAGACGAAAGCATCTTTCAAAACCCTGCAAAGCTTCACCTGACAATCGGCACCTTGGTCCTGTTGAATGACGTGGAAGTGAGAAAAGCATGTGAACACCTCCAAGAGTGTCAAAACTTCATCAGGTAGGCCCCCAAACGAGGTTGTTATATCATTTGACACAATTTTAACTGTGTACCTAAAGAAGACTGTCTTAATTTgagaca includes:
- the ascc1 gene encoding activating signal cointegrator 1 complex subunit 1; translated protein: MDVLRPSLININGRIYRRNIIKEEHYEEEEDFSYMESPESADLAEDESCDTHLIEQTDKGFRCAIDVPSVLYKYIIGKKGETRRRLESDTKTSISIPKQGVEGQIVITGSQKAAVTSAVTRVEVLVESFRKKQPFTHFLSFPLNDPKIQEGLLRFKDEVLKQCSQDHGVDESIFQNPAKLHLTIGTLVLLNDVEVRKACEHLQECQNFIRDLTGGKPLPLEVTGIEYMNDDPAMVDVLYAKVNVKDGSDKLQVIADRLVEHFVSVGLMVREWDRVKLHGTVMNTLFRKDSTVEDSGGPGRQTISEREAFDARNILKKFGAHCFGDVELNKVLLSQRYSTDCTGYYTSAGSIDFS